The genomic DNA CGAGCAGTCGGCCGCGATCGCGGATTTCGCCTTCGGCTGCGGTGACAAGGTCAATCTCGAGGCTCTCGGCAGGCAGGCCCCCGAACTGGCCGCCCGCGCCGGGTTCACCGTGGACCCCTCGGTGAAGGTTCTCCTCGCGCCGCTGCCCGCCGATCTCGATCAGCTCGCCGCGCATCCGCTGGTGCAGGAGAAACTGATGCCTGTCCTCGGGCTCGTGCGGGCCCGCGACCTCCAGCACGCTGTGGACGCGGCCGTGCTCGTCACCGAACACGGCGGCCTCGGGCACACCTCCGCCATCTACGCCGACGATCCCGCCGCGGTCGAGGCGTTCAGCATGGCCGTGCGCACCGGGCGCATCCTGGTCAACGCCCCGACCGCGGTCGGGGCGCTCGGTGGGGTCTACAACAACCTCACCCCCACCTTCTCCCTCGGCTGCGGCACCTGGGGCGGTTCGAGCACCACGGAGAACGTCAACTACGAGCAGTTGCTCAACATCAAGACGGTCTCGTACCGGCGGACGCCCCCGCAGTGGTTCCGGGTGCCGTCGAACACCTTCTTCAACGCGGGCGCCCTCGAGAATCTCCGGGATATCGACTGCCGCAGCGTCGTGGTGGTCACCGACGCGCTCAGCGAACAGCGCGGCGTGGTCGACGAACTGCGGGGCAACGTCCGTGCCCAGCACTTCAAGGTGTTCAGCGATGTCGAGCCCGAACCCGACGAGGCCACGATCCGGCGGGGCGTCGCGCTGCTCGAAACGTCGCCGCCGGATCTGCTCATCGCGATCGGCGGTGGATCGGTGATCGACGCGGCGAAGGCGATCCGGCTGTTCTACGAACATCCGGAGAAAGACGTCGCCGAACTCACCCTGCCCTTCCTCGACCCGCGCAAGCGGATGGCGGACTACCCGCAGGATCCGCACACGATCCGGCTGGTGGCCGTGCCGACCACCTCCGGCACCGGTTCCGAGGTGTCGCCCGCGGCGGTCCTGACCGTCGCGGGCCGCAAGGAGACCCTGGTCGACTACTCCCTCGTGCCCGACATCGCCATCGTGGACCCGCTGCTGGCAGTCTCCATGCCGCGCACGTTGACCGTCGACACCGGAGTGGACGCGCTGACCCACGCGCTCGAGGCCGCCGCCTCCATCTTCGCCTCGCCCTACACCGATGCCTTCTGCGTGCAGGCCGCTCGACTGATCTTCGATGCACTGCCCCGCGCCTACGATCACCCCGACGATCTGTCCGCCCGCACCGACATGGCCAACGCGGCAACGCTGGCCGGTCTGGCCTTCTCGAATGCCTTCGTGGGCACCAATCACGCTCTCGCCCACGCCGTCGGCGCGCGGTTCGGCATCGCCCACGGCCGGGTGAACGGTGTGTTCCTGCCGCATACCCTGCGCTACAACGCCTCCTTGCCGACCAAATTCATGCCCGCACCCGGCTATTCGGCATATGTCGCTCCGGAGAAGTACGCCCAGCTGGGCCGGGTCGTCTTCGGTGGGCACGAACCCGACGAGAGCCGTCGTCGCCTCTTCCAGGGCGTGGACGACCTGCTCCGGCGACTCGACGTGCCACGCACCCTCGCCGAGATCGGCATCCCCGAGGACGAATACCTCTCCGCGCTACCGGAATTGGCGATGACCGCCTTCCAGGATCTGAGCAACCGCACGAATCCCCGCATGCCGCTGATCAGCGAGATCACCGGCTTGCTGCGGCTCGGCTACTACGGTGCCGATGCCGAGGCGCACTGACGGCCGGACAATCGGCCCGGACGACGATCGGCACCCGGCGAGGCGAGCGCGAGCCAACCGGACAGATCAGATCTGGAGACTCGTGACCAGTTCCGACCAGGACCGGATGGTCGCGACGGACGGATAGTCGTCCTCGTCGATCCGCGCGCCGACAGCGTCGCTGATCCGTTCGACGAAGGTCAGATAGTCGATCGAGTCCAACTCCAGTACCTCACGCAGCGGATCGTCCGGGGCGAGTTCGCGGAGGCGCGACTCCTCGGCGAATCCACGCAGCGCGGCGCGGACGATCGCCTCCGCCTGGGGGCCGGACACGGCGGGTCCGTTCATGGCTCGTCACTCCTCGAGATGCTGCGGGATCTCACCGGCCAGGATTTCGCTCATCCGGTTCAGATAGCGGGCGCCGATCGCGCCGTCGGTGGCGCGGTGATCGGCGGCCAGTGTGGCGGTGACCTGGGTACGCGCCGTCACCACCGAATCCACCACACAGGGGCGTTCGCCGACCGCGCCGAAGCCGACGATCGCGACCTGCGGCACAGGAATCACCCCGAACACCGAATCCACGCCCAGGTCACCGAGATTGGTGACCGTCAAGGTGGCGGGCATGATATCGCGCGACCGCAGTCGCTGCGTACGGGTTCGCGTGACCAGCTCACGCAGCGCCCCCATCATGGCCTGGACGGTGAGCGTGTCGGCGTCGGGCACGGTGGGCACCATGATGCCACCACCGCGCAGTGACACGACGATGCCGAGATGAACGGCGGCGGCGGGCTGGAAGGTGTCGTCGATCCAGTACCCGTTGAGCGCGGGCACCGACCGGGCCGCGCGCGCCGCGGCGCACAGCAACAGCGCCGAGGCCACGATCCGTTCCGTGACCGGAAGGGTGCGGTTGTACTCCCGCATCCGGGCGACCGCGACGTCCACATCGATGGTGCTGGACAGGTAATAGTGCGGGATCGTCCGTTTGGAGCGGGTCATCGCCGCGGCGATGACCCGGCGGGCCGCGTCCTGGTCTCGGGCCGGAGCACCTCGCTCGCCGGGGCCTGCGAGACCTGCCGGGCGCACCGGCGCCGGTGCGGGCCGCACGGTCTGCGCCGTGCGCGCGGCGGAGACGTCACGCGCACGGATCGCCCCGCCGTGGCCGCTGCCGCGGATCCGGCCCAGATCGAGGCCGGTCTCGGCCGCCAGACGACGTGCGTATCCGGAGGCCCGGATCGCCTCGCCGCCGCCCGCGGGGGAAGCCGGAGGCACGGGTGCGGCGGTCGGCACCGGGATATCACTGCGCACGACGCGTCCCCCCGGTCCGGAGCCGTGCACCGCCGCCAGGTCCACGCCGGCTTCCTCGGCCAATCGCCGGACCAATGGTGTGGCGCGCACCGGAGTCTCGTCGGCGGGCCGCTCCTGCGCACCGGCGTCGATCGGGGCAGCCGCCGGCTCCTGCGCCGCGACTGCCGCGGTGCCCGCGGGTGCCGGGGCGCCGGCCTCGATCGTGGCCAGCGGCGTGCCCACCGCGACCGTGGCCCCCTCGGGCACGAGCAGTTCGCCGATGGTTCCCTCGTCGAAGCACTCGACATCGATC from Nocardia higoensis includes the following:
- a CDS encoding acyl carrier protein encodes the protein MNGPAVSGPQAEAIVRAALRGFAEESRLRELAPDDPLREVLELDSIDYLTFVERISDAVGARIDEDDYPSVATIRSWSELVTSLQI
- the adhE gene encoding bifunctional acetaldehyde-CoA/alcohol dehydrogenase; amino-acid sequence: MTDTRIGTEAQAVDNTGDGATSGAAQSAQPPLVRHDEIDAVVDAAYEAATAFRRLDQEQVDEIVKAMVRVGIRAAAELAMVAVEETGFGVFEDKVVKNYVATEFLYDYLRDKKSVGVIEEDVERSIVRVAEPIGVVLAITPVTNPTSTVLYKAIVAAKTRNAIVFRPSPFAVRSCERTVEILREAAEAAGMPPGALQVVPDAAHEVTHYLFKHPRVDFIWVTGGQKIVALANAAGKPALGVGPGNAPIYLHRTADIRGAVVDILISKTFDASVICPAEQTCIIDDAIYDDAVAEFERMGAHVLTDEQSAAIADFAFGCGDKVNLEALGRQAPELAARAGFTVDPSVKVLLAPLPADLDQLAAHPLVQEKLMPVLGLVRARDLQHAVDAAVLVTEHGGLGHTSAIYADDPAAVEAFSMAVRTGRILVNAPTAVGALGGVYNNLTPTFSLGCGTWGGSSTTENVNYEQLLNIKTVSYRRTPPQWFRVPSNTFFNAGALENLRDIDCRSVVVVTDALSEQRGVVDELRGNVRAQHFKVFSDVEPEPDEATIRRGVALLETSPPDLLIAIGGGSVIDAAKAIRLFYEHPEKDVAELTLPFLDPRKRMADYPQDPHTIRLVAVPTTSGTGSEVSPAAVLTVAGRKETLVDYSLVPDIAIVDPLLAVSMPRTLTVDTGVDALTHALEAAASIFASPYTDAFCVQAARLIFDALPRAYDHPDDLSARTDMANAATLAGLAFSNAFVGTNHALAHAVGARFGIAHGRVNGVFLPHTLRYNASLPTKFMPAPGYSAYVAPEKYAQLGRVVFGGHEPDESRRRLFQGVDDLLRRLDVPRTLAEIGIPEDEYLSALPELAMTAFQDLSNRTNPRMPLISEITGLLRLGYYGADAEAH
- a CDS encoding dihydrolipoamide acetyltransferase family protein — its product is MSAQFRMPSLGADMTEGTLLRWLVQPGDRVRPGDIVAEVDTTKAAIDVECFDEGTIGELLVPEGATVAVGTPLATIEAGAPAPAGTAAVAAQEPAAAPIDAGAQERPADETPVRATPLVRRLAEEAGVDLAAVHGSGPGGRVVRSDIPVPTAAPVPPASPAGGGEAIRASGYARRLAAETGLDLGRIRGSGHGGAIRARDVSAARTAQTVRPAPAPVRPAGLAGPGERGAPARDQDAARRVIAAAMTRSKRTIPHYYLSSTIDVDVAVARMREYNRTLPVTERIVASALLLCAAARAARSVPALNGYWIDDTFQPAAAVHLGIVVSLRGGGIMVPTVPDADTLTVQAMMGALRELVTRTRTQRLRSRDIMPATLTVTNLGDLGVDSVFGVIPVPQVAIVGFGAVGERPCVVDSVVTARTQVTATLAADHRATDGAIGARYLNRMSEILAGEIPQHLEE